The Brassica napus cultivar Da-Ae chromosome C1, Da-Ae, whole genome shotgun sequence DNA segment atttgTGGACCAGCAAGAAAACCAATTTCATATATCCAAATACTATAAGCTCAAATACTCAGGAGACTATATTTAAATAccaaaagctttttttttttccaaagtaaacGGTAGATGGAAGTATCGTTATTCTTTGGTGTTTCACTtgcaaataaaaattttaaaataaattgaacgaaacatttactaaataataaACATTCAAATATGTATAAGATGTACCTCAAGAGGAGAAATCTTATGAGCAACTCTTTGGGACAGATTAAACTTTCTTCTTCAAAGTTTAGTGTAGCAAGGCGGAAATACGTACAATCAAAGAATCAAACACCAAAGAATAACGGCTCCACCGATGAAACACCAAATAATAAACACCAAAGAATGTAGCAGATAAAAAATAAGTAATTGTCAATCAAACATTTCTAAAGCATTCTTTTCGATTTGTTAATGGCTCCACCGATGTCTTTCTCAGactataaaacaaatattttgtacTTGCTATAACAGTATAACTTGCCCGCATATCTTTCCAATTTCACAATATCTAACACATTTTTAATCTGCTAAAAGTTCTCCAGCTAAAGAATTATTTGTTACAGATAGGAAGAGTTTTAGCATCTGAGATTACTGGTTACAACTAAAAAGAGTTTCCAAGTAgaaaatcatcaacatacactacTTCTaggcttctctctctctagcccTGCAACACATTCTTTTTCTTCACCTGAAACACATTCTTCTTACTCCTCTGTCACCTTACataatatcaaatttttaatacgACCATGAAAAAATATGTTCTTTATCGTGTGTTGTGTGATATAAGGAGATTGTGTTTACCATTTTGCAGATGTTTCGTCCTCTCAGTGTCTTTGAAGCTTCTTCAGTGTAAGCTTGAGCTGCTTTTGCTTTGGCTTCTGCTCCCTCTGCTTCCTTTGTAGTAGTGTTGATGCTCCAATTTTTCTCCATCACCAATGGTGATATAGACAGGAGCAGATTAACCAAATCTTGGACATGGCTATATACCTGCAACCAATTTAGGATTAACATTAGTAACGATTGTCTGTGTTTCATTTTGACAAAGAACAAATTTCAGAAACGGCGTTCCACTGACATGTATATGCACCTGTTGTTGATTTATCCAGACGGTTGCTCACTCTTCTGTTCAGCGCataaaaaccaaacaaataGGGTTCTTCCCACGTTTTTCACATATCAAATCTACATAAAAACCATATAAAGTGTGAATATTTGAGTCCTCGAATATGCAAGTACAATCATAGGATTGACAAACCCGTGTTTAGAGTAGACCTTTTTGATTCTGTCAATGACAGGAATCCCAAAAGCAAGAGTCTTTCTAGTTCATGTCCTAGCAATATCTGGCTCAAGCACAATTCTTTACACGAACAATAAACATCAATATTGAGTTAAAAATCAGATAACTTTCAATCGACCCCAATCCAGAAAGAAGAGCGCACCCGAATAGGAAAGGGTTTCTGAATTCCTCTAGCACTTAAAGCTTTGAAAATCTCCGGAAACATCACCGACGTTGCTGCTTGCGAAGCAGTGCAATCTTGAGCCGCGAATCCGGCGAGAGAATCAATCGAGGCTCTGACTTGAGGGTCAGATTGGAGATGAAAGTCTTTGGCTTTTGTACCGAAAGGGTTCGAAACCTGGAGAACGCTAGGTTTGACATTTGCGGGTAGATCAGAGACTATAGCGGCAATGGCGGCAGATGGAGTAAGGTGGTGAAAAGAGTGGGGTTGTTGTTATTAAGCTTTATAGCATGAACTTAAGAAAAGCTGTTTAGTTTCTGGAAAGGggaaaaagaaagagacaattaCACATTATGTGTAACATAAAAGCCCATCGGATTCAAAGAAACGGTGAGTTTTACCAAGGAGACACATGTCACAACGTCAGGAGGCGATTTTATGACGTGGAATCCTAGGTGGCGCAATAGCTcttctttatataattagatatacTGACTTCATAAACACCAATCTACGCATCTCTTCAGAAGCATCTTTTTCAGCCAACGCTCTCCTTGACGATAATCACCGTCATGGCTGTCTCCTACTTACCTCTCCAAATTGGACACATTGCAGACCATACCTAAAGAGCAATACATAGACTCAGGTATAATCGTGTTGTTTGAGcatagttatttatattttctcagTAAGCAACCacttgaaattttttgaaattataaatttcCTAATATCCTTGAAAGTTATAAATTTAATGGTTCTAAAgccaaaataaaattcaaacaaaatgtacatgtaacatttattttattttttgatgaaatttcatatttattgatcagagggaaatttacaaaagaattggcctacaaaagaatataaaaactaaatatcatAGTTTGAAAAAATGAGCTTAAAATCAAGGTGACACTTCGAACCATCTGCGTAAAAGACCTTCTAGCTTGTGACCCCGGCGATACTTGAGGGAGGAAATGCGATTTCGTATTGTTCTATCAATAAGACGCGTCATCTGCGCTGTTGTAGACCATGGCTGCTGGTGTTGTCGCCCATTTCGTTCCCTCCAGAGACTGTAAATGGTCAGTTGAAATACCAGTCTGACCAACACCGAGTCTAGAGATGGAGTACGAGTGCGCTGAATAAACAGCAGAGTAACAGACCAGTCAGGATTCATCCTTCGACCAAGTAAGCGCTCTGCCACGTTGTCCCAAACCATGTAGCTGTAGGGACAGGCGAAAAATAGATGATCCCTAGTCTCATCCGGTTTCCCACACAGAGTACAATGTTGATTGACTCCCCAGTTACGCATTCTATCTCCAGTAGATAGCCTATTCTTTACGGCTAACCAAGTCATGAAACTATAACGAGGAATCCCATGCGTGAACCACACGACCTTGCTCCAAGGTACTGTCTCACGCTTATCTCTAATTTATCTGACGGATGAGGGAAGGGAACAGTCTCCCACGTCGTCCCCTGATGCTCCAGCAACCGTTACTAACAATATCTCCAACCCGAGCATTGCGCGGAACACCAAGGTGTATTGTACCTGCGTCGCCTGTAATATCGATGAGCTTCCCCTGATCAAGCCAATTATCGAACCAGAAGAATGCAGCATTGCCATTCTTAACAGCCGCCTTCAAGAAAGGGTAAGCAATGTCTCTAAGCTTTAGGAGTTTCCTCCAAATCCAAGAACCCTTCTGATCCTCTTTTACGTCCCAAAAAGAGCTGTCTCGGAGTAGATAATGCTGTACCCAAGAGACCCACAATGATCCCCCTAGAGTAAACAGCCGCCAGATCAGTTGAAGAGAGAACACTACTTGAGAATCTCTAAGTCTTCTCAATCCCAGATCTGTaacatttattttacataagcttatataagtaagataaaaatattcagattAAACTAAGcttcaattattttatgttttccatCATGAGATACataattttcaattaaaaaataacaaatttaaagtGGTAAAAGTTCAAATCTATTAgacgaaaagaaaaacaaaaaatattaattaaaacctacatttttggaaaattttctaattatttatattttaataatattaatatatatatatgtatatataatactgaaataaatagaaaataaaattaaaaataaatattatagaataatttcgggcgtagcccgggccgaccctagtaagcttatataagtaagataaaaatattcagattAAACTAAGcttcaattattttatgtttttcatcaTGAGATacataattttcaataaaaaaaataacaaattttaagTGGTAAAAGTTCAAATCTGttagacaaaaagaaaaagaaaaatattaattaaaacctacatttttggaaaattgtctaatgatttatgttttaataatattaatattaatatatatatatatatatatatatatatattactgaaataaatagaaaataaaattaaaaataaatattatagaatAATTCCGGGAGCAGTCCGGACCGACCCTAGTGTTATATATATCTGTGACTGTTGTTTTGGAAAGTAATCCCTTATTTACAATTATGTGAAACACATGGGTCTAGCTTCGTGAGGATATATGATCATTCTCTCATCTTATGGGTAGATTGATTAGTCATGTCTGCTTCATCGACTTCATGTTTTGGATCtgtatatttcaaatttgagtTAGATAAATACTATACAGATGATTGGAAGGAGgtgtagttttatatttttgcttTAGAAATAAAACTGTAGATTTTTTTGTTGTGGATATAGATAATTTTGATGTAGAATATTAGTCGTATGTTTAAAAAGATTCAACGATTTAGGGTGTGATTGGCTATTGGTGTAGTTGCTCTCCACAACCACAATTATACCCACGGCTTTAAATCTACACCAatcttgatttatattttttttaaagttcacagctctttttttttagtcCACAACACTTCTTTAAATTTATGTCTTTATAATTGCTCTGCAGAGACAAATTTCTACAGCCTAAAAAATCTAGAGCCGAAGCCAAAAAAGTCACAGTAATATTTTTACAGCCAAAAAATGAAATCACAGCTCTAACTAATCACActcttacatatatattttctaaaacaaaaaataaatgctCTAGATTTATGGTTTTTCACAggtaaaagtaaataaaaaaaaaattgtacttttaaaaaaaaattacaagtgTGATTAGCAAAAATATGGgctgtaaaaataatttaagccGTAGAGATATCTTACATCAACGAGCACTTGCTGATCAACCCGTATAATGACCATGAGTCCATGACTGTTGTTAACACGTTACATCACATGCATGGACTTTTTCTCAATTTTCATCGACTATGGTCCATGACCTCACTTAGGTCAGGCCCAATACATTGAACCTATTAATCGTTCTCCTTCCCACGTGGCACTTTTAATGTTATTAGTCTATTAGACGAGAAAGCCCAATGCCAATGGGCTTCAACATGTAATAAGATCAACCGGGTTTAGTTCAATAATTAAAACTTACACCAAATCACTTAACGAGTTGTGTTAGAAAAATGCATTTAACCAAACTAATATTTAAATCATTTGGAAAGTAGAATGATATACGCTATAAGTTTTGTCTATATTTATTAACTTAACCGACCATGATCTATATGCATGATTTGAAATTGGAAAAGATTGGTTCCTGTGAAGTAGTTTGTGCCCTTTGTAATAGGAGATAAAAAGCAGCTGAGGACAAATACAATCCCCAAGATTCAGTTCTTGGAACAAACCTGAATGTTTGTagcatttttcattttttcttggGTTTTGAGACGGGAATTAAGGAGATACTCTGTTCTGGtagagtttcattttttttttcaaatatactGAATAGTCATATgatatattatgtaataatgCCCCACAATAAAAAGAGAGAGTGACAAATATTCATATGATGATATAGCATGCAGTGTCCCACAATAGAAGGAGAAAATGACAAGAATTAgataagaaaagaaacatgACACCACCGAATACTATTCCTAGCTCTATCTCCCCTTTGGAGATGGCTACAGTGGCTCCTACACACTCacccacacacacacaacacacaGAGATCTACAACACAACGGGGAAGAGGAGAGAACGTAGGACCAGTTGGACTCTCTTACAATTGCCATCCTACGGCCAGCAGTCTCCCTCCATTTACTCTTCAAAATAAAACATCACACATATAGTAGTAGGAATAGGTATATGAAGCTTTCAGAGGACGGGGGAGAAGTTAAGGCGGGAAGTGTAAGTTGCTTTAGGAGCCCAGTTTCTAGGCACGACGTCGGTCGCTGACAGTGTTTTGCCCGCTGACAAAGTGTTGAGCTTGATGGAGAATGGTCCTTTGAGTGGTCCTCCAACGATGCACCAGTTGGCTCCCCATACGTGCTTCATCTCTAGCCATTCACTCGCTCCTGCCTGCACCATTTAACAAAGGAAACCCATCTTTACACTTTTGAGTCTGTTTTATTGTTACTTTAGTAGACTTTGGCAGACTTTACTGGTGTGCCTTTCTAGTTGGTCAATAAAGAACCATGAGTGTGCTCACTCCACTAAAACTTTTCCTCCTTTTTCGTTTTAgtattatacaaaataaacgCATACTTTGAAGTGGAAGTGACTTTGTGGTAAGAAAATGGGAAACTAAAGTCTAAaaagagatttaaaaaaaaaaagagtttggttataaagaaaaagaaagtactTGGCGAATATGCATGGAGCCAATGTCGCCTTCTCCATCTTCAAACTCAACCAGCAGAGACAACCAAAAATCAGTTGATCCTTCGTTCACATGGAACGCAATGTTCTTCCCTCTATACTTGCATGCCGTCCTTTTTTAATATTATgcaacaaaaaatcaaaaatgaaATGGTCAACGGTCAAAAATGTCAGGGACCATTTAAAAACGAGATCTCGCCGCTAAAGCTCACCAATTgcaataaaatctaataatttctaaccacataaTTCCTATATTTTAATTCGCTCGTGCACTGTCACGAGTTAGTTATTGTCATTGATGAAGaaaataaacattaataaaTGACTTTAAAAGAGAATAATAAAGTAAACATGTACCGGCGGTAAATCACGGGGATGAGACCTCGGTTGCGGAGGGGACCAGATTCTCCTGAGATAGCCAGTCGACCAAACGCCGCGCCACTAAGATCAAAGTGAGTGTTGGTTTTTGAACAGCCGGGACACTCGTCGGTGATGATGACGGTGACGGCTCTCCGGGAACATATACTCCTGTCCAAGCACCGAACCTTGTAACAAGCTCCGCAGCCTTCACCGTTTTTGAAGAGGATAGGATTCACCGCTCCAACCCTCGCATGTAACGGTTTCACGTCCACCAACGTACCGTAACCACACGCTCCTCCTGTATTCCGGTATGTAATGAGACAAAAGTTTCTACATTTCTATCACTAGATAGTGTGAAGTGAGGTTTAATTATGTGTTACCATCGCTTCCGTCTCCGTTGGCGCTT contains these protein-coding regions:
- the LOC106376160 gene encoding expansin-B3 is translated as MQLSLAIILATLCIFLRLLNSSSAPVTSNSHASNSHWLPAVATWYGSANGDGSDGGACGYGTLVDVKPLHARVGAVNPILFKNGEGCGACYKVRCLDRSICSRRAVTVIITDECPGCSKTNTHFDLSGAAFGRLAISGESGPLRNRGLIPVIYRRTACKYRGKNIAFHVNEGSTDFWLSLLVEFEDGEGDIGSMHIRQAGASEWLEMKHVWGANWCIVGGPLKGPFSIKLNTLSAGKTLSATDVVPRNWAPKATYTSRLNFSPVL